In Syntrophaceae bacterium, the sequence GGCCGTGATCGTTGCGGTGCTTCTGGCGGTAAGCTGCGGGCATGCGTTCGGTGAAACGGCCGGCGAGCCGGATATCCAGGATCTGGTCCGGCTGGCGCCCCGCATCTCCCTGGAGGACGGGAAAATCTCGACCTTCGAGGTCAGAGGCACCCTCGACATCGACGGCATTCTGCTGCGGTTCATGGTCGCGGGGAAACAGCCCGGCAGGCACAGCCTGTATGTCCTGGACCCCCGCGACGGGATGCCGATCCTGGTCGGTGCCGGGAAGTCCTACCTGTTTTACGATCCTGTCGCCTCGGAAGTCCTGCTGGGCAAGGCGGCGCCGCAGTTTGTCCTTCGGATGGATTCCGCCGACGAGAGCCTGAAGCTTGGATTCGGGGTTCATCAGCCGGAGGACGGCAAGGGGAACAGGGAAGAGGCAAGGCCCGACGACGTGGTCGTCGACCTCCGTTCCGTCATGGCCGGGGCGGATCAGGCAGTAGGGATTGCCAAGGCGGAGGGAAACCGCTTTGTCGTCGAGGGGAAGACCCGGCGGGGGGGACGGTTTCTGGCGTACGTGACGCCGTCGAGAAGCGAGGGTCCCTTCAGCCGTGTCGAGTTCTTCAAGGCCGACATCAACGCGGCCCGGCCGTTCCTCGTCCTGGATGAAATCGCGCTGAACCGGCCGCTCCCGGACGAACGCTTTGCTCTCTCCGAAGAGAAGCTGCTGGCCGCCGTTCCCGCCGCCAGGCGGGTGTCGGATGACATGACGGTCAAGAGGGACGTCTCGCTCGGCGCCTTCTACCAGGCCCTCGTGACCCGTTTTGTCCTGGCGGATCCGGCGAACCACAGGCTGAAGCCGGTCGTCGAGAAGATGGCCCGGCATGTCATCGACTGGGAGCAGGTGAAGAAAAAGGACGCGGCGATTGCGCCGGTCCTGATGGCCGTTTTCAAAGATCTGGCAGTTGGATCGGTCAGGCCGTAGCGCCGAAGCGCCATGAAAGGGGACGGATGTTATTCCGCCCCCTTTCATGGCATGGTCGTTATCAGGATGAACGGAGACGACGGGATGTTGAATATCAGAAACGAACCCAGGTACAAAGGCAGGCTGATCAGGGCAATACGGTCGACACTGGAGCATCGGGCCACCTGGCTGTATCTTCTCCTGGACGAAGCGGAAAAGCAGGGCATCCGGACGGAGGAATTCGCGAAAGCGGCGATCATGCGATGCGGGTGCTTCCAGGGCGAGCAGCTCGTTGCCGATGCGCGCACCCAAAGCCTGAAAGGGCTGAAGAAAAAGCTTTTCACCCTGCCGGCGAGGATTGTCTTCGAGATGAAGATCCTGTCCTGCACGGACGACCGGCTGGAGATCGACTTTCACTATTGTCCGCTCATGGCGGCATGGCAGTACTGGGGAGCTTCGGATGATCAGATCGCAAGGCTCTGCGATATCACCATGCAGGGAGACCGGGGCATTGCCGCGTCATTCGGCTGCGAACTGGAGCTGGGCAGGACCATCGCCAAGGGGTATGACCGGTGTGAGATCCGGTTCAAAAGGCTGAAAGAGGGATAAAGGAGCCGGGCATTTTTTCGCAAGGCAAAAAACATCTGACCATTTTTTGGGAGGGCGTATGAAAAGAGCGCATCGGATCGTATTCGCGGTGGCGGCGGCCGTCGTGCTGTTTGCGGCCGTGTCCGTCCTCTGTCCCGTGGCGGCCCAGGCCAGATCGGCCGTGGCCGTGGAAGGTGCGAAGTTCGAGACGGCCGGTTCGATCAGGGACAACCTGAAGATCTATGCCGGCAAGAACGTGGTGATTCACCTCCGTTCGGGGAAAACCCTTCAGGGTTCCGTCAAATCCATCGGCGATCACCTGATCCACCTGGAGAAGCTGTCCGGCCGGGATTTTTATGACGCCCTGATCCGCCTCGAAGACATCACTGCCTTCGAGGCCCGGTTCCGGGAACTGAAGTGACAATCCAGAGACATTGAATCGAAACAGGTGAACCGTCATGAAGAAGTACCTCGTGGTGACCGGCGTCGCAATCCTGCTGGTAATCGTGTTGATCGGGTGGTGGATCGTCAGTCGCCCCGAGCGCGGGACGACCGGCTCGGTGAGCACCCAGTTCCGGTGGATCGGTCCCAATGACAAGATCGTCGTGGACGGCTTCGACGATCCCAAGGTGCAGGGCGTGGCCTGCCATATCTCCCGGGCCCAGACCGGCGGCGTCAAAGGCGCCATGGGCGTGGCGGAGGATACGAGCGACGCCGGCATTGCCTGCCGCCAGATCGGGCCGATCCGGTTCGTGGGAGAGCTCAAGGACGGTGAGCGCGTCTTTGACGAACAGCGCAGCCTTGTTTTCAAGTCGCTTCAAGTCGTTCGTTTCTATGACCGCAAACGCAACGTTCTGGTCTACGTATCCTACAGCGACCGGATCATCTCGGGCAGTCCGAAGAACAGCATCAGCACGGTGCCCATCATGGGATGGCAGTCTCCATGACCCCTCTCTGAAATCGGCCGCGTTCCGGAGCCGGCCGGGAAAGTCGAGGTTTGAGGCAATGAAGCACGGTATCGGAGCTCTTCTGGTCGCACTGGCCGTCGTGTGTTCCGTCATGCCGGCGGCCGCCGAAAGCGGAGACGGCGGGAAAACCCGGATCTACCAGGTCTCGTGGCAGGGCGGGAACGTCAGCGGCCGGCTCATGATCAACGGTTTCACTGTCAGCGAGTTCAAGGGGGGGCCGGTCACCGGCACCGCCGCCGTGAACATCTGGCTGACCGGCGGCAACGAGATCAAGGCGGTCCTCGGCAAGAAGGACCTGAAAGCCCCGGCTAATTTCTCCGTGGGAGTCTCCGAACTGTTTATGGGCGATATCACCAGCACCGGCGACAGGGGAAAACTGCTCAACATGGAGCTGACCGACGCCGACCTGTCCGGCGGATCGCTGAAGGCCGTCAGCAGAACGTTCCAGTCCGACCTGGACTTCAGCAGCCATCTGCTGTCCGCGAAGCCATCGCGTTTCCGCGAAAAGGAGGTCCTGGAATACGCGGTCAGGTTCTACGGCCTGTTCCGCAAGAAAGACGCCGGATCGATTCTCCAGGCGATGGCCGTCAAGGTGGAAGACTACGCCCGGGCTTACGGGCGGCCACCGGCGGAGATGAAGGAGGGGCTTGCTTCCATGCTGAAGGAAGATATTTTCAAAAGCAGGCTGGCCGTAATCGACCGCAGGAAGCTGAAGGCGTCGAAGGTGAACAATCTCTGGCATATATACGATGGGA encodes:
- a CDS encoding CreA family protein; this translates as MKKYLVVTGVAILLVIVLIGWWIVSRPERGTTGSVSTQFRWIGPNDKIVVDGFDDPKVQGVACHISRAQTGGVKGAMGVAEDTSDAGIACRQIGPIRFVGELKDGERVFDEQRSLVFKSLQVVRFYDRKRNVLVYVSYSDRIISGSPKNSISTVPIMGWQSP
- a CDS encoding L-2-amino-thiazoline-4-carboxylic acid hydrolase — protein: MLNIRNEPRYKGRLIRAIRSTLEHRATWLYLLLDEAEKQGIRTEEFAKAAIMRCGCFQGEQLVADARTQSLKGLKKKLFTLPARIVFEMKILSCTDDRLEIDFHYCPLMAAWQYWGASDDQIARLCDITMQGDRGIAASFGCELELGRTIAKGYDRCEIRFKRLKEG